A part of Pseudoliparis swirei isolate HS2019 ecotype Mariana Trench chromosome 8, NWPU_hadal_v1, whole genome shotgun sequence genomic DNA contains:
- the ifi30a gene encoding gamma-interferon-inducible lysosomal thiol reductase isoform X3 yields MWCGDNNKKESPAPLMSLQVLKQCRESNFTRSHQTTDEVEVVLYYESLCPGCRMFFTEMLFPTWLMLKDIMSVTLVPYGNAQEKPDGQKYIFECQHGEQECLSNMIETCLLNMTDVAYQIIYCMESSTDVIKAAKSCLELYSTELRWDRVMSCVKGDVGNQLMHQNALKTGALKPPHQYVPWVTINGEHTEDMQDKALNSLFTLVCSMYKGPKIPACGGEAKPKRYRSYCHKE; encoded by the exons atgtggtgtggtgacaacaacaaaaaagagtcacctgcacccctcatgagtttgcag gttttGAAGCAGTGCCGGGAGTCTAACTTCACCAGGTCCCACCAGACAACAGATGAAGTGGAGGTGGTGCTTTACTATGAGAGTCTGTGTCCCGGCTGCAGAATGTTTTTCACTGAGATGCTCTTTCCCACCTGGCTCATGCTGAAAGACATCATGTCTGTTACTCTGGTGCCCTACGGCAACGCACAG GAGAAACCTGATGGACAGAAGTATATTTTTGAATGCCAGCATGGAGAACAGGAATGTCTGAGCAACATGATTGAG ACTTGTCTGTTGAACATGACGGACGTTGCTTACCAGATTATCTACTGCATGGAATCCTCCACTGATGTCATCAAAGCAGCCAAGAGC TGCTTGGAACTCTACAGCACCGAGCTGAGGTGGGACCGCGTCATGAGCTGCGTAAAAGGGGATGTGGGAAACCAGCTGATGCATCAGAATGCCCTGAAGACCGGAGCTCTGAAACCTCCCCACCAATATGTTCCCTGGGTGACCATAAATGGG GAGCACACAGAGGACATGCAGGACAAGGCCTTAAACTCTCTCTTCACTCTGGTCTGCAGCATGTACAAG ggCCCCAAGATTCCAGCCTGCGGGGGGGAGGCGAAACCGAAACGCTACAGAAGCTACTGCCACAAAGAGTGA
- the ifi30a gene encoding gamma-interferon-inducible lysosomal thiol reductase isoform X1, translating into MKTPLLLLLLTVVLNVQCALSSCPHPPSQWCSSLESALQCGVLKQCRESNFTRSHQTTDEVEVVLYYESLCPGCRMFFTEMLFPTWLMLKDIMSVTLVPYGNAQEKPDGQKYIFECQHGEQECLSNMIETCLLNMTDVAYQIIYCMESSTDVIKAAKSCLELYSTELRWDRVMSCVKGDVGNQLMHQNALKTGALKPPHQYVPWVTINGEHTEDMQDKALNSLFTLVCSMYKGPKIPACGGEAKPKRYRSYCHKE; encoded by the exons ATGAAGaccccgctgctgctgctgcttctgacTGTCGTGTTAAATGTTCAGTGCGCTCTCTCGTCATGTCCCCATCCTCCCTCACAGTGGTGCTCGTCTCTGGAATCAGCTCTCCAGTGCGGG gttttGAAGCAGTGCCGGGAGTCTAACTTCACCAGGTCCCACCAGACAACAGATGAAGTGGAGGTGGTGCTTTACTATGAGAGTCTGTGTCCCGGCTGCAGAATGTTTTTCACTGAGATGCTCTTTCCCACCTGGCTCATGCTGAAAGACATCATGTCTGTTACTCTGGTGCCCTACGGCAACGCACAG GAGAAACCTGATGGACAGAAGTATATTTTTGAATGCCAGCATGGAGAACAGGAATGTCTGAGCAACATGATTGAG ACTTGTCTGTTGAACATGACGGACGTTGCTTACCAGATTATCTACTGCATGGAATCCTCCACTGATGTCATCAAAGCAGCCAAGAGC TGCTTGGAACTCTACAGCACCGAGCTGAGGTGGGACCGCGTCATGAGCTGCGTAAAAGGGGATGTGGGAAACCAGCTGATGCATCAGAATGCCCTGAAGACCGGAGCTCTGAAACCTCCCCACCAATATGTTCCCTGGGTGACCATAAATGGG GAGCACACAGAGGACATGCAGGACAAGGCCTTAAACTCTCTCTTCACTCTGGTCTGCAGCATGTACAAG ggCCCCAAGATTCCAGCCTGCGGGGGGGAGGCGAAACCGAAACGCTACAGAAGCTACTGCCACAAAGAGTGA
- the ifi30a gene encoding gamma-interferon-inducible lysosomal thiol reductase isoform X2, translating into MLARYIYSCHAARCRDANKVPVLKQCRESNFTRSHQTTDEVEVVLYYESLCPGCRMFFTEMLFPTWLMLKDIMSVTLVPYGNAQEKPDGQKYIFECQHGEQECLSNMIETCLLNMTDVAYQIIYCMESSTDVIKAAKSCLELYSTELRWDRVMSCVKGDVGNQLMHQNALKTGALKPPHQYVPWVTINGEHTEDMQDKALNSLFTLVCSMYKGPKIPACGGEAKPKRYRSYCHKE; encoded by the exons atgttagcccgctacatctactcctgtcacgctgcacggtgtagagatgctaacaaagtaccc gttttGAAGCAGTGCCGGGAGTCTAACTTCACCAGGTCCCACCAGACAACAGATGAAGTGGAGGTGGTGCTTTACTATGAGAGTCTGTGTCCCGGCTGCAGAATGTTTTTCACTGAGATGCTCTTTCCCACCTGGCTCATGCTGAAAGACATCATGTCTGTTACTCTGGTGCCCTACGGCAACGCACAG GAGAAACCTGATGGACAGAAGTATATTTTTGAATGCCAGCATGGAGAACAGGAATGTCTGAGCAACATGATTGAG ACTTGTCTGTTGAACATGACGGACGTTGCTTACCAGATTATCTACTGCATGGAATCCTCCACTGATGTCATCAAAGCAGCCAAGAGC TGCTTGGAACTCTACAGCACCGAGCTGAGGTGGGACCGCGTCATGAGCTGCGTAAAAGGGGATGTGGGAAACCAGCTGATGCATCAGAATGCCCTGAAGACCGGAGCTCTGAAACCTCCCCACCAATATGTTCCCTGGGTGACCATAAATGGG GAGCACACAGAGGACATGCAGGACAAGGCCTTAAACTCTCTCTTCACTCTGGTCTGCAGCATGTACAAG ggCCCCAAGATTCCAGCCTGCGGGGGGGAGGCGAAACCGAAACGCTACAGAAGCTACTGCCACAAAGAGTGA
- the ifi30a gene encoding gamma-interferon-inducible lysosomal thiol reductase isoform X4 has protein sequence MQTVCSSVLKQCRESNFTRSHQTTDEVEVVLYYESLCPGCRMFFTEMLFPTWLMLKDIMSVTLVPYGNAQEKPDGQKYIFECQHGEQECLSNMIETCLLNMTDVAYQIIYCMESSTDVIKAAKSCLELYSTELRWDRVMSCVKGDVGNQLMHQNALKTGALKPPHQYVPWVTINGEHTEDMQDKALNSLFTLVCSMYKGPKIPACGGEAKPKRYRSYCHKE, from the exons atgcagacggtctgttcatcg gttttGAAGCAGTGCCGGGAGTCTAACTTCACCAGGTCCCACCAGACAACAGATGAAGTGGAGGTGGTGCTTTACTATGAGAGTCTGTGTCCCGGCTGCAGAATGTTTTTCACTGAGATGCTCTTTCCCACCTGGCTCATGCTGAAAGACATCATGTCTGTTACTCTGGTGCCCTACGGCAACGCACAG GAGAAACCTGATGGACAGAAGTATATTTTTGAATGCCAGCATGGAGAACAGGAATGTCTGAGCAACATGATTGAG ACTTGTCTGTTGAACATGACGGACGTTGCTTACCAGATTATCTACTGCATGGAATCCTCCACTGATGTCATCAAAGCAGCCAAGAGC TGCTTGGAACTCTACAGCACCGAGCTGAGGTGGGACCGCGTCATGAGCTGCGTAAAAGGGGATGTGGGAAACCAGCTGATGCATCAGAATGCCCTGAAGACCGGAGCTCTGAAACCTCCCCACCAATATGTTCCCTGGGTGACCATAAATGGG GAGCACACAGAGGACATGCAGGACAAGGCCTTAAACTCTCTCTTCACTCTGGTCTGCAGCATGTACAAG ggCCCCAAGATTCCAGCCTGCGGGGGGGAGGCGAAACCGAAACGCTACAGAAGCTACTGCCACAAAGAGTGA